In Rhodopirellula sp. P2, the DNA window CACCGGTCGAGATGAATGATACGGGCAACCGAATGCTTCTCAACGCGATCGCCTACATCAGCAACTTCAGCGAAGATCGCCCCATCGCGATCACGCCGTCAGTCTTTGTCGGTCCACGTGCACGACCACGCTCGACCGTTGCGTCTTGGCTCAAGAATCCCGATCGAGCGAGTTGGGTGGAAAGAATGGTGACGCCGGAACTGTGGCAAACCATTCAGTCACAGGGCAATGCCGACGCCATGGCAGCGTGGGCCGAATCGCAAACGCCTTACTTGACGACTGATCCAGAAAGCAAATTGACCATCGACGAGGATTTGCTTGAAATTCAAATGGGCTTTGACGACCCCCGATTTCTAGAGTCCACGATCGAAGGCTTGTCGGCAGACGACAAGGATACCGTCGCTCGAGCAGCACGGTTGCTTGCACGCTACGTGCCAGACGGTCCAAGTAGCGGTACCGCAGATGACTGGCAGGAATGGCACCAAGAAAACAAGCCCTATCTCTTTGCAACCGACTATGGCCACTATCGGTGGTACGTCGACCCGCTGGCCAAGAAACGCGCCATTCCAACCCTGCAGTTGCGTGGCGCTGATCGAATGGACCGGAACTAGACGCCAGCCACCAAAAAAGATCGAATTCGATGCGTGACATTTCTTGACGAGCGTGATAGGGAACCAGTGTCAGCAGCAGAATTGTTCCTTATCCAAGCTGAATATCTGTAGATAACGATGCCGCCTCTCGCGTCGATTGGGCTTTACGCCAAGTCGCCAAGAGAGGCCGGCGGTCTTGAAGGTTTTCTTAGTGAGCCCCAATCGTTACGAGCTTCCGAGCTGTCTCGGTCGTTCCGTCGAATGCCGCTGCGCGTGGTAGTTGGCGGTTCGACCGCGTTGGTTGAGCAAAGATTCTTGACTCCCACTCGGAGACTTGTAGCGATGGCTACTCTGACAAAAGCAAATGAGGAACTGTTTCGACGGACGCCCGATGAATGCTTCGACTCGTTCGACAGCCTGTACGCCGAGTGTTCGCGTTCGCGTGAACAATCAACGGACCTCTGGGAACTCCCGCAAGACATCTCGCTGACGCATGATCTAACAATCTGCAACGGCGAGGGTTCCGAATACCGGTTGAACGATTGGTCGTTCTCGCAGCTATGCCGCACGGCGGGCGTTGGGAAAGACACGGTCAACCGGCTGTCCCGGAAGACGGCCAGCAAGGTGTTTGAGGAAACCCTGCCGCAGGCGGAAAAGCCGATGCAGCTCCTGACGACTGAAAAGCAGATTCGTAGCGTTCACGGTGTTGCCTACACGCGGCTCTGGAACGTCGAATTGCTGGACGTCGTCAACGAGTATGCGTCGTTCTTTACCCCGCCGCAAAAGGCGATGGATGATGTCAGCACCGGACTGTATTGCGGAGAACAGGACATGTTCGCATTCCTGATTGACCCGACCGGATGGGCCGAGATCGAAGGACAGGCGTTCGCGCCGGGCTTTTTCATCTGGAACAGCGAGGTCGGACGCCGAAGCGTTGGCATCCAGACCTTCTGGTTTCAGCGTGTCTGCCAGAACCACATCGTTTGGGATGCAACCGAAGTGATCGAATTCACTCGCAAGCACACCGCCAACGTTCGTGATGCTTTGCAAGAGATTCGTATCATGCTGGACAATCTGGTCACAGTTCGCGATCAACGCAAAGACTCGTTCGCCGCGATGATCAAAAAGGCGATGACAGAGCGGATCGGTGATGACGCCGATGAGGTCACGAAGGTGTTGACGGCCGAGAAGATTCCGCGACATCTGATCAAGGATGCGATGGAGATCGCTCGGGCGCAGGGTGCATTTACGATTTTTGCGATGGTCGATGCCCTCACCAAGCTGTCCCAGAAGGTGAATTTCGCCGGAGATCGGACGTTGCTTGACGCCAAGATCGGCAGTCTGCTGTCGATGGCGGCTTGAACAATGTCGACATCGAACGAGCAGTATGAGTGTGACGGCTGTGGTGCGTGTTGCCGCAGCAAGTTGGTCGATATCTACGAAATCGACACACTCAGGAACCCTCGGATTGCGGAGCAGATGATTCCGCTTCGCGAACCTGGTTTCGACGGCGAAATCGGCTACCTGAACTGCGTCAGCAATGGCGGGTGCGTCTTTCTTCGCGACGACAATCGGTGCGGAATCTACACGACGCGCCCGTCGGTTTGCGTGCTCTACGAAGCGGGCAGCGACGATTGTCAACAGTGTCGGCTTGACGCTGGCATTTCACGTCTCGAGCCGATGTCCGTCACGAAAGCGTGAGTGGTGGAATCGGTTCGCTCTTTACTATTACCGAAAGGAGGGAGCTATGGCTCAACCATGGACCCGCAAGTGACTTGGAATTCGTTACTCGACGAGTGGGCAAGGCGAAGCTGGCTTGACGTGACAGAGCTGGCTGAAGCATTGCTCGATTGGCTTGATCGTGGCGGGTTCCCACCGAAGACCTCTGAAGCACCGGAACTCGGTAGCGATTGGCACGCAGCGGTTGCGAAAGCAGCGGCGATCTATGCCATGAGACGTGCTGAAGCGGTGTTAGACGATCCTGATGGCATTCCGGCGAACGTTGTATTCACGCTGACTTGTGCCCAATGCAACGTCGAAGGACCAAACACTTTCTACGAGGCAAAGCACGAAGGCTGGACTCGAATTCAGTACATGCCTGCGTCCACATCCGAGAACTTTCTCGGCATTTGCTTCCCATGCAGCCAACGTCAATAGCGACGTTTGGCATCCGGCCAGTCGAATTCTCGACAAGCCGATTCTTTCCTTTCATCCATTCTCTATTCGGAGACAACCAACATGGCTACCAAACAAGCCAACAAGACGACCCGCCCGACGCAAGAATTTCGACTTGGTCGAATCCGTGCGGCGATCTGGGAGAACGAAACGGACAACGGTGTCCGTCACAATGTGACGATCAGTCGGCTTTACCGAACCGACGACGGCGAGTGGAAAGACTCAACGTCCTTCGGTCGGGAAGACTTGCTGCTCGTTGGCAAAGTGATGGACCGATGCCACACCTGGATATACACCGAAGCACGAAACGCAAACGGTGAATCCAACGGTAACGGCAAAGGCCGTTCCAACCATGACGAGGGTCGCGACGACGGAAACGTCCCGTTCTAGCCTCCGCTGGTCCCTTTGTGTGAACCTGTCGTTTCCTTCCTCTCAGGTGGCCCCGGTTCGCAGATTTTGAACCCAGGTTTGACGACCGCTGGCCACCACCAGAACACCGACGTGTTCCTTTCTAATCATCAATCACGAATGAACTATTGCCGACGCCCCAAATGATGCGCTGCGTCACTTGGAAGCGGTGCGGTAACGACACGGATTTTGCAAGCGTCCTCGATCACTCGCATGAACCCGACTGTCTTAGCGAACTGCAAAGACGAGACGGCCCGTGGGATCGGCGAGAGTAGTGGGCTCACAGACATTCCTGGCAGTGTGAACCGATTCACCCACTGAAAACGAACAAACGGGTTGAAACTCGCTGTCCGGTCGCGATGCTCGTCTGAGCCCGGCTTCATCAGCTAAAGGTTAATCGGCTTCGCACCGCTTCCGGTCCCGCACTTCGTCAGATGTTGCCGCCTGAATTCTGGTAGCTCTTGATGTCGTGCAACGATAGAACACGACCATCACGACAAAACAGGTCACAGAAATCCTTTCCAGTTCGGGCAAACTCGTCTATCCAGCTTTCGCGAAACTCCTTCGCCGTCATTTCACCTTGACGCTGGAGCGTCGGCGCACGACATGGTCCCATCGAATCGCCATACTCAAACTTAAACCAAGTGCCACGAACATTGCGTGCCGAAAACTCGAAGCTCACCCTCTCGGTGTCGGCAAACTGACGACTCAGATTGCGAGCGAACTGAAACGCCATTGAAAGCCTGGCAAGTGCAAAGTCCGCCATCACCCATTTCCCTTCCGTCAAGGTGAGATTGTCCGGTGGCTCTGGACTGACACCAGCATCCCGCTCCGAAAGTTTCATGGGTTGCCGACCGCCCACCATGAACTCGCACCAGAATTGACCCGCGTATGTGATGGCCCAGGGATCGCCATAGGTGTCGTTGTAGATTCCCCAGTCCATCGGCGCGGTTCCCGTCGGCTGCGGTGGGAATCGGTGAAACCGATCGGTGTGTGGTCCAAGTTGGCGGATCAGCGTTTCAAGTGTCTCGGCGTCGGGCCAACGTTTCGGACGATACATCGACGGCCGGAATGAGAACTCAATCCGCGGAGCATCGGCACGATTGGGCATCGATGATTGGAAAGTCGATTGAATCTCCGAGAGTTGCCGTTGATGTTGGATGTCATCATCTCCCCCGTACCCGCCAACAAGACCGAGTTGCAACACACCTCGCAAAGCTGCTTCGAGTTCGGCTGCCAGGGACTCAATTGTTTCCCGCCGAGTCTTGCCGTTTTTGCCGGGACTCGTAAAAGCAATCGGGCGGCGATGATGAGCCAAATCGAAAATTTGGTTGGCGGCAGGACCATGAGCCTCATTCATGACGCAGATCAATCGTTCGGGACCAATCGACGCAAACGCATAGCCCAGCTCAAAAAGCACATTCGGGTTCGAGCAGTGTTTTGGTTCATCCGATTGAGTTTCAGCGACGAACGTCAGATCGCTCACCACCGCATCGGATTCCCTCAACCGACGCATCAGCGTCTCGGGGATGTTGCAGAGACCCGGTTCGCCTTCGGTGTCCGACTGAATGAGGATTCGATAGGGGATTGACGCATCCTCGCCAATCCGATCGCCAGCCACCTGCAATGCCTCGCGTATTAACCGACGTCCGTGATTCGACTTCGTATCACTTTGCCAAGAAAAGAAAACGGAAAAGACTTCACTCACCTCTTTGCCCTCACTGTTCCGAGATCAGTTGCCACGTCCACGGTTTGGCTCGCCTCGATTCGGCGTTCCACTGTTCGGTTCTCCGCGATTCGGCTCGCCACGGTTTGGATTTCCACCGATGCTGCTGCGTTGTTCAAGTTCAAACGCTTCAACTTGCCGGTTGATCTCAGCAGCAACGGCCAGAGACTGAGGTCCTACACCTTGGTTGATTGTCATAGGTCCTGGACTTTCGATCACAACGACTTCACCTTCAGTCCTTGCGCGAGTGCCAACGGTAATGACCAGAGATGGGCAGTTAGCAACCCTGATTGTCTTGCACGGTTCCATTTGCATTTCAGTTTCCTGCTGTTTCGGAGTTCGTTTGGCGGCGCCGTCATACCGTTGTATGACTGCTTTATCTGATTCACATTATCACAATATGCAACGGGGTGGCCCACTGGGCGATTAAGGACCAAAATGGGGGTAGGAATTCGCGATTATTCCGATGCAACTGGAAGTCAGTCCAATGTCGACAACAGGGATGGGGAAGGGTTCATGAAAAGGATCACGGACCAACAAGTGCTTGGCGAGAAAGGTGTCAATCTGATTCAGTCCATCGTTTTGGACATGAAGTTCACTTGGCACCCCAGCAACCAGCCCGTGGAAGCGGGAATCGACGGCTGGGTTGAACTGCGCGACGACACTACCGGGGAAGTCAAGAACTGCTGGATCGCCGTGCAGAGCAAGGCAAGATCAGAGCTGCGTGAAAGCAAGGGTTGCCCGACGTTTTCATGTTCCAAGGATGATGTCGACTATTGGCTGTCCGGAAGTTCGCCTGTCGTTTTGATCGTCTCAAAACCCGAGGAAGGTGTGGCGTACTGGGTCTCGGTCAAAGACTACTTCCGAGGACGCGATCCAGATGCGAATCGAACGATTCATTTTCATCCGACTCAAGACCGGCTTACAGCATCGACGGCCGAACAATGGAAAGCGCTCGGAAACCGCTACGGCGCTGGCACGTACTTTACACCGCCGAAGATCACGGAAACACTCTCGTCAAACTTAATACGTATTAACCGTGTCGGCCAAACAGTGTTCACAGCAGAAACGGACTGCGATAGCGGGAAGGAAGCGAGGCTGCGATTGAAGGAAGCATACCAATATCCACCGTGGGAATGGGCTTACGGAAACGGCAAGAAAATCTATTCGTTTCACAACCTTGGTCAAGAGCCATGGAAGGCGATCTGCAATGTGAAAACTGTTCAGTCGTTGCCCACCAAAGAACTTGCTCTTGCGGATGATCGAGAACTGAACTGGGTATTCGTTCAATTGCTGAGGGGCTGCTTTACCGAGATCACTCGTTCGTGGAAGCTGCGATGGTCCAAGGAAAGCCAGTGCCACTACTTCGCACCAAGCGAGCGAGATGTCGTGCGTGAATTCAAGTATCGAAGCCGGCAAAAGCGGACGTCTCGAACGGTCGTCAAAAAATACTCGCACAAGAAGGACGCCAACCGGATCGCTTACTATCGTCACAATGCGTTGACCCATCGCTTTATACGCTTTGGCGATCAGTGGTTCTTGCTTCTTGATCCGACTTACGTCTTCACAAGTGATGGCGCGGAACCGGACCCCTACCGCGAAGAACATCTCGCTGGGATCATGCAACGGGAGGGCGACGCGGCAGTGAGCGGCGCGGTAGTGATGTATATGGAAATGCTGAAGGACCGGACAAGCATGTTTGAATCGCCATACGAACTTCTCGGGTTTGGCGAAATCGTGACAGGCGAGTGTGAGGTTGGCATCGACGACGAGGCTTGGAAACGGATCAAAGCAAAAGCGGACGAGCAAAAGATCGAAGAGCCAGAGGACACCGGTTTCGGTGAGGGGTTGTTTGATTGAACATGAACGTGACTTTCATTCAAGAACCGGAGTTGGAGTTCGGAACAGGGCAACACATCGACATTCGCTACGGGTTGTCCACACATGGGCCGCTGGACCAGAAGAGCGAGTTTGCTCCAACGAAGGTGCGATTAGGTTTGATCGGCGACCAAAACTCGATCAACCAATTCTCGAAATGGATTGGTAAATGCCGAAGAGGAATCGCAGCGAAAAAAACTCCGCTCGTCACGCTGTTTCCAGCATTCCCAGGATTCGGTGACGGAAAGCCACTGTGCGACTTTGTCGTCTCGGAACAATCATCGCGGCCGATCATAGGACGTGAGGTTCGCCGGCTTTCCAGCATCAAGGATCGAAATGAGCTTGTCACTGAATCTGTCGACTATTTCTTGGCGGAAGCGGCCGATCTTTTACAAAGCGTCGCATGTGATGTCATTATCTGTCTTCCGCCCGAAGACTTGCTAAAGCCCATTGATGCCGGTTCTGTTGCTCCAGGCACACCGCGATCGCGACGAAAATCCAAAACGAAGGAACCGCACAAAAGCGTTTGGCACGATTTGTTGAAGGCTCGCGCGATGCCGATGCAGGTTCCGATTCAAATGGTTCGCCCGGCCACCTACGGCGGAAAAGTGCATCGTTTCCGGCAGGATGGAACGTCGACTAAGAACGTGGAAGACGAAGCGTCCAGAGCTTGGAATTTTTACACTGCGCTGTATTACAAGGCGGGTGGTGTGCCGTGGCGTTTGGTACGCAACTCGTCTGATCTCGACACTTGCTTCGTCGGCGTTAGCTACTTTCATCCGGTCAACGGTGATTCAGTCCAGGCTAGCGTCGCACAGGTGTTCAACGAACGCGGGGAGGGCGTTGTTGTTCGCGGTGGCCAAGCATTGGTCGAAAAGGATGACCGCACCTTGCACATGGATGTAGAGACGGCTGCGGGATTGCTGCGTAACGCGCTGTCGCTCTACAAGAAGGAGCATCGGAACCTTCCCGCGAGAGTCGTGTGCCACAAATCATCCTACTTTGATGATGCGGAGGCGAATGGCTTTCAGAACGTAGCGGATGAATTGGGCGTCGATCAGCTTGATTGTGTGTCTCTGCGAAAGTCGTCTGTTCGTTTTTTTCGGAATCGACCCAATCCACCTCTACGCGGAACAGCAATCGAATTGGATCAGAGAACTTCGATTCTCTACACGCAGGGCAGCGTCGACTTCTATCGAGCGTACCCAGGCATGCACATTCCACGTCCTCTCGAAATTACCTTCGACCACACGGAACGCCCCGCCGATCAACTCTTGCACGAGATGCTGTCGCTCACGAAGATGAACTGGAACAGTACCCGTTTTGTCAACGCTGAGCCAATCACCGTCGCCGCCGCCAGAAACGTCGGCAACATATTGAGGTATCTCGACGGAACGTCCGCGATCCAATCTCGATACAGCTATTACATGTAACCATTGCTACGCTCTTAACGACTATCCACGACATGTACTCCGTGGCAGTGGCCACCGCTGTAAGGTAGTGCGTTGACTGTTAGAATTGACTTCGCAGGTGAATGCATCATCGACAAACCCACAATGAAACCCAGAAGACGTCTTTAAGGTCAAACGTTGCCGATCGACTCAACCGCAATTCCCGACACCGATTTTGTTCG includes these proteins:
- a CDS encoding YkgJ family cysteine cluster protein codes for the protein MSTSNEQYECDGCGACCRSKLVDIYEIDTLRNPRIAEQMIPLREPGFDGEIGYLNCVSNGGCVFLRDDNRCGIYTTRPSVCVLYEAGSDDCQQCRLDAGISRLEPMSVTKA
- a CDS encoding DUF932 domain-containing protein, which gives rise to MATLTKANEELFRRTPDECFDSFDSLYAECSRSREQSTDLWELPQDISLTHDLTICNGEGSEYRLNDWSFSQLCRTAGVGKDTVNRLSRKTASKVFEETLPQAEKPMQLLTTEKQIRSVHGVAYTRLWNVELLDVVNEYASFFTPPQKAMDDVSTGLYCGEQDMFAFLIDPTGWAEIEGQAFAPGFFIWNSEVGRRSVGIQTFWFQRVCQNHIVWDATEVIEFTRKHTANVRDALQEIRIMLDNLVTVRDQRKDSFAAMIKKAMTERIGDDADEVTKVLTAEKIPRHLIKDAMEIARAQGAFTIFAMVDALTKLSQKVNFAGDRTLLDAKIGSLLSMAA
- a CDS encoding argonaute/piwi family protein, which gives rise to MNVTFIQEPELEFGTGQHIDIRYGLSTHGPLDQKSEFAPTKVRLGLIGDQNSINQFSKWIGKCRRGIAAKKTPLVTLFPAFPGFGDGKPLCDFVVSEQSSRPIIGREVRRLSSIKDRNELVTESVDYFLAEAADLLQSVACDVIICLPPEDLLKPIDAGSVAPGTPRSRRKSKTKEPHKSVWHDLLKARAMPMQVPIQMVRPATYGGKVHRFRQDGTSTKNVEDEASRAWNFYTALYYKAGGVPWRLVRNSSDLDTCFVGVSYFHPVNGDSVQASVAQVFNERGEGVVVRGGQALVEKDDRTLHMDVETAAGLLRNALSLYKKEHRNLPARVVCHKSSYFDDAEANGFQNVADELGVDQLDCVSLRKSSVRFFRNRPNPPLRGTAIELDQRTSILYTQGSVDFYRAYPGMHIPRPLEITFDHTERPADQLLHEMLSLTKMNWNSTRFVNAEPITVAAARNVGNILRYLDGTSAIQSRYSYYM
- a CDS encoding DUF4365 domain-containing protein is translated as MKRITDQQVLGEKGVNLIQSIVLDMKFTWHPSNQPVEAGIDGWVELRDDTTGEVKNCWIAVQSKARSELRESKGCPTFSCSKDDVDYWLSGSSPVVLIVSKPEEGVAYWVSVKDYFRGRDPDANRTIHFHPTQDRLTASTAEQWKALGNRYGAGTYFTPPKITETLSSNLIRINRVGQTVFTAETDCDSGKEARLRLKEAYQYPPWEWAYGNGKKIYSFHNLGQEPWKAICNVKTVQSLPTKELALADDRELNWVFVQLLRGCFTEITRSWKLRWSKESQCHYFAPSERDVVREFKYRSRQKRTSRTVVKKYSHKKDANRIAYYRHNALTHRFIRFGDQWFLLLDPTYVFTSDGAEPDPYREEHLAGIMQREGDAAVSGAVVMYMEMLKDRTSMFESPYELLGFGEIVTGECEVGIDDEAWKRIKAKADEQKIEEPEDTGFGEGLFD